A stretch of the Sulfurimonas sp. HSL3-1 genome encodes the following:
- a CDS encoding response regulator transcription factor, whose product MKILLLEDEYALRVSIEEFLEDLDFNVETYANGDDAFDAACATHFDLFLFDVNVPGLSGFELLKTLRAEGNETPAIFITARTQTKDLEEGYKRGCCDYIRKPFDLTELQLRIEHALRSYYYKHSEAIELAPDLLYDTKRMQLSYKEEPITLSKTENDILEVLLRHTNQAVSMAMFQDEVWGEYVDPANIRVQINNLRKKLPADIIKNRRGIGYIIER is encoded by the coding sequence ATGAAGATTCTGCTGCTGGAAGATGAATACGCGCTGCGCGTCAGCATCGAGGAGTTTCTGGAGGATCTTGATTTCAACGTCGAGACCTACGCCAACGGCGACGACGCTTTCGACGCCGCCTGCGCGACCCATTTTGACCTTTTCTTGTTCGATGTGAACGTCCCCGGCCTCAGCGGATTCGAACTGCTCAAGACCCTGCGTGCCGAGGGCAACGAGACCCCGGCCATCTTCATCACCGCCCGGACGCAGACCAAGGACCTCGAAGAGGGGTACAAGCGCGGCTGCTGCGATTACATCCGCAAGCCCTTCGACCTCACCGAGCTGCAGCTGCGCATCGAACATGCGCTGCGCAGCTACTACTACAAGCACAGCGAAGCGATCGAACTCGCCCCGGATCTGCTCTACGATACGAAACGGATGCAGCTGAGTTACAAAGAGGAGCCGATTACGCTGAGCAAGACGGAGAACGACATCCTGGAAGTCCTGCTGCGCCATACGAACCAGGCCGTCTCCATGGCGATGTTCCAGGACGAAGTGTGGGGCGAGTATGTCGACCCCGCCAACATCCGGGTCCAGATCAACAACCTGCGCAAAAAACTCCCCGCGGACATCATCAAGAACCGCCGCGGCATAGGGTA